TACCGATTCGACCAGCTCGGCGCCGACCTGCTCCCACGCCGGCCTTCCAGCGATGAAGTGATCCTCGATCACCCACTGGATGAACGATTCGCCCATTACCGGGCAAGCGTCGTCGAAGCCGGTGGCTGCTTTCACGCGCTCGCGCACGTCGGGCGTGGGACGCGGCGTGATGCGATCGACCATCGAATTCGGGCACGCGGTGTTCGCATCGAACCATTTGCGCAATTCGCCCGCGCCGCGCCGCTCGAGGAACTGCGTCATGCCCGCGCGAAAGCGGTCGCCGTTGCTGCGCAGGTTGTCGCAGGTCTGCAGCGTGACGGCGCCCGCATTGCGCTGCATGCGCGCTTCGAGAATCGCGGCGAGCGCGCCGTAGATGGTGGTGCGCGCACCGTTCAGGTCGGCGGCGAGGTCGGGGTTGGCCGTGTCGAGCTTGTCGTGCTCGTCGAGGTAATAACCGCCTTCCGTGACGGTGAACGCGACGATCTTGCACGTGGGGTCGGCGCCTGCTTCGACGAGCGCATCGAGATTCTGCGACCACGGCACCACACGTTCGATCGAGCGGATTGTCTCGTACGCGCGCTTGCCTTGCGGCGTAACGGTTTCCAGTGTGTAGACGCCGTTCTGCGCGGCGAGCGCTTCGGCGACGGCGTTCATGTCGCTGCGAATATTGCCGACGGTCAGCGACCAGTGCGGATCGCCGGGCTTGCGCGTTTCGTTGAGCCGGTGCAGATACCAGGCCTGATGCGCGCGATGAAACGAGCCCGCGCCGATATGCAGGATCACCTGCTTGCTTGCGCCGCTGCCTTGGCCGCTGTTCATATGTGTCTCCTAAATGCGCACGGTCTTTCGCGTGCGTTCCTTGAGATAAGTCTAGAAGGTGTCCCGGCGTTGTGAGCCGATGTCGGAAGAATATGAGAGCATTTGCTCCGCATTTGAACTAATGATCGTATTCGGCCGATTGAAAGTCAAGGCACTGCGCGCCGCTTTTCGTGGCGCAGCGCGGTGGGACGGGCTTCTCCAGCGCACGCGACAGGCGCGGAATGCGGCCCCGCAAGCAATCGCATGGCTGTTGCGTTGCATCAAATTTGACAGCGCAGAGGCCAGGACTAACCCGAATGCAAAAAAGTATCGGTCGGCGGTCTCATTTCTAGTGGCCGCCGTTGCGTCATGGGTCTAACTTTCGGT
This is a stretch of genomic DNA from Paraburkholderia caribensis. It encodes these proteins:
- the dalD gene encoding D-arabinitol 4-dehydrogenase, which gives rise to MNSGQGSGASKQVILHIGAGSFHRAHQAWYLHRLNETRKPGDPHWSLTVGNIRSDMNAVAEALAAQNGVYTLETVTPQGKRAYETIRSIERVVPWSQNLDALVEAGADPTCKIVAFTVTEGGYYLDEHDKLDTANPDLAADLNGARTTIYGALAAILEARMQRNAGAVTLQTCDNLRSNGDRFRAGMTQFLERRGAGELRKWFDANTACPNSMVDRITPRPTPDVRERVKAATGFDDACPVMGESFIQWVIEDHFIAGRPAWEQVGAELVESVLPYEEAKIRILNATHSCIAWAGTLVGLSYIHEGTLDAEIRQFAHDYVTQDVIPCLTPSPLDLAKYRDVVLERFGNPYIQDTNQRVAADGFSKIPGFIAPTLSECFERHVEPNATAMLPALFFRFLDRWQQGKLPYTYQDGVMDEGVARGFFSAADPVQAFCADRLLWGSMAGTASLEKVVRSAVGRVDAWLAKRNG